CACGGGACCCTATCGTTTCACCCGCAACCCGATGTATCTGGGATTGGCGCTGCTCCAAGTGGGCCTGGCAATGGTGACGAATGCGCTTTGGCCGCTCGTGACGCTGGTGCCGGTGGTGGTGGCGGTACGGCGTTTGGTCATTGACCGCGAGGAACACTACCTTGAAACGAAATTTGGCGAAGAATACCGGGCCTACAAAGCGCGTGTGCGACGCTGGCTGTGACGGCTCGTGGTTGATCCCGGTGATCCGCGAGAAGTATGGCGTCCGCGACGGAGCGGGCATATACTCTCCTTCCCGGTGAGGGACGATCGAATGAAGATATTTGCACTGGCATGGTTATTGGTGGCGGGAGATGTTTTGTCCGCCACAGGGGCCGACGTCAAACGGTTCGACTTGAATGGGGAGAGTACGCTGACCATTGCGGTGGCACAGGCGATTCGGGTGCAGTTTGCTCCGGCGGAGGGCGGGCAGCCCGCGCATCTGATCCTCTCCGACACGAACAAGGTCAGCGAAATGCGGATGGTGATGGCCAAGAGTGTTGTGAAGTTGTCCGACGATCAAATGAAGAGCCAACTCCTTACCGCCGGGCAACGACTTATGTCGGCGGTTGTGGAAAAAGAGATCAAAGTGCAGGCGCTGAAGGGCAGCAGTTTCACATACTTCTATTTTGAACTGACGGACAGTCGCCCGGATCCACTGCAGGGGAGCCGGTACGTACTCCAGGGATTAGGCCGGAGTCCGGAATACATGTGTGAGTTCGTCATGCTGACAAATCGGAAGAACGGGGAGGCGAAGGACCAGATTCTGAATGCCCTCCGGTCGCTGGACATCCGTACGAAAAAATAGAGCGAGGAGCGCGCCGGGTTGTGCTAATTCGGCTTGCCTTTGGGAGGGCAAAATGGGATGAAACAACTCCATCAGTTGCCAACCCATGAAAGGAGCCGGCCATGCAAGCGTCGGAAGGTAAGTGCGGTTGCCCCTGCCACAAGATGCCTGGTCTGTTTATCGTCTTGATCGGTTTGACCTTCTTGTTGGGCGCGTTGAACGTACTCAGCCCCCGGGCCGTCGAGATCATCTGGCCGATCCTAGTGATCCTCGCGGGATTGAAGAAGATGTTTAGCGGCATGTGCAAGTGTTGTAACTCGGCGTAGGCTGGAGTCGTCCTCGTGACCAGGGAAATCAAACATCGGGTAACGATTCGCGCCACGCCGGCCAAGGTTTACGCAGCGTTGATGGATGAGAAAAAGCACGCGCAGTTTACGGACGCACGGGCCCGGATCGAGCGGCGGGTGGGAGGGACGTTTACGTGTTACGGCACGTACATAAACGGGATCACCCTGGAATTGCAGCCCGGCAAACGCATTGTGCAGGCGTGGCGGTCGCGGAATTGGCCCAAGGGGATTTATACGATTGTCACGTTCAAACTCTCCAAGGCGGCCGGGGGCCGGACGACGCTACGCTTCTCGCAAATGGGTGTGCCGGCAAGTGATTACCGGGAGAAGAACAAGGGTTGGCGGACACATTATTGGGTGCCGCTGAAGCGATACCTGGAAGACCGGAAACATTAGACGAAGGCAATCGCGCAGCATTGGATTCACAAGAGGCGTGATTCCAGCCCCTCACATCAGCTGCAGGTGATGATGATGAATGTCAGTTTATTACTGTCAGCATTTTTTTCTTTGTTTCCCCTGGTCGGTTCCCTGATACTTTTGTTTCGCGACAAGAGTTGGCCGGTGGTTTTGCTTCTCGCGGGCAGTGTCCTCGGTTTTTGCGTCATGTTGTTGATTGTCGTGCAGGCCATGATCGGCGGTAGTGGCGCACCGGGTTACATTTTCATGGTCAGGTTCGGCAACCTGCCGGGCCGGCTTGTTTTTTGGATAGGATTCGTGGCTTACGCGCTCAAGCAGGAGCGCCGTTAGAGCCCATCGTCTGACGGATGAGGAGTGTGAACCTCGGCCCGCCTGGTTTACGTCGCATCAAGCCACGCTATGAACTCATCGGCCTGGTCCCGAAACAAGACGCGAATGGCGACTCTGATTTCGTCGCGGTTTACGGATTTTCGTTTCCAGCGCTGCTTCAGCTTGCGGAGCCCGGGAAGGTCTGGCTGGCTGATGCGGTAGGACGCACTGGATTCGGCGACCCGCGACGAGCGTTTGCCCGAGAGCAATTTGCGCATTTGATCCAGCGGAATGAGCCTGGATGTAAAGACCTCGGCTGGGACTCCCAAACGGTAGGCGATTGACTCAATGCCCTTGGTGGACGGCACGCGTTTGCCGGACGTGAAGTCGCTCACCGACCCCTGGCTGACGCCCAGCTGCTGTGCGGCTTCTGTCTGCGTCCAACTGGCAGCCGACAGCAACATACGAAAGTTGGCAGTGAATATCTTACGAGTATCGGATTTTGATGTTGACATATGTATCGTTTCTCGATATCTAGTGCAGCATGCTTCTATGTTGGTATTTGTATTGGTTCAATTTGAAGAAGACCAAAACCACGCGGCAAAGACAAGCCCGAAAATGCGGATTTGAGCTTTTTTCGCCGGATCCTGTCCCACAGCCCGACGCCCGAATCTTCGCTACACCCGATCGAGCCCCTGCCGCAACCGCTTCTGCGGAGGCCGAGGAAAACCGCCTGGCGGTGCAGCCGCGTCGGCCAGCCCAGGCCCAACCGCTCGATCAATTGCCGTCGCGCCCAATCCCGGGTGACGGCCCAGCGGCCGCGCGTGGCCTCCTACACGTCGCGGTCCCCACTTTCCGATCGACCAAAATGGAACCCAATAGCGCGCGAAAGACGCGAAGCGCGGACATCGGCATGATGAATCGTCGCATCCCGCAGTTTCGATTTCGATTCCCACGATGAGCTTCACCAGCCAGCCAGTGAAAGGCTCAAAAATCCGCGCGCCATCCGCCCTTCAGCAACAGTGGTTCGTGGAAATGCTTCCCTCGCCGATCAACGGCGAAGTCCGCCTTCGTCTGCAGCGCCCATCGTCATGGGTCTGCGTCGCCGAGGCGGCCGAGCTCATGGCCTGCGGCATCCAAAAAATCCACAACCTCTGCGACGACGGCCAACTCGAATGGCGCTGGCTCGATTACGAAGGTAGCGGCGGCAAGAAACTCGTCCTCGTTGATTCCGTCCACACCTACCTCACCAAGAAGTACCAGTCCCAACCTGCCCACCCGCGTTGAGGTATCAGGATTGGGAGCAACTTCCGCAGGCTTGAGCCTGTTTACTGAGTTTCTGGCACGGCTGTGATCGTTTCCTCCCCAGCAAATACGGTGAGTGACTCGAGGGGATAACTGCGCTCCCGCCACGCGTCGATCCCTCCCGCCAGCGGACGGACGCGGGTGATGCCGCGCTTGTAAAGCGCCAACGCCGCGCGGACGGCGCTGGCGTCATTTGGACAGGAGCAGTAGAGCACCACCTCCCGATCACGCGGGATTTCAGGGGCCCACTTCTGCACTTCATCCAGCAACATATGCCGCGCGCCGGGAATGCGGTAGGGATCGCCCTGCGCGGCGAGGCTGGAGCGGACGTCCACGATGTATATGTCCTGTCCCGCCTCCTGCCGCTGGCGAAGCTCCTCGGCCGTGATGCGCGCCATGTGCAATTTCCGCAGGGTCCTTTGCCGGTTGATATACTTGAAGGCGATGTAGGCCACCAACAATGACGCCAACAGGATGATCGCGCCGCGGCCCAGCCGATCCAGCCACTCGGCTACTTCCTGAAGTTGGTTGCGAAAAAGAAGCCCCAGCACCAGGAAACACCCCACGTATAGCATCGCCCCAAAACCGTCGAATGCCAGGAACCGGCGGAGATTGACCCGGTACATCCCTGCCAGCGGCGGCATGACCGTACCGAGGCCGGGGATGAATTTTGCGAAAACAATACCCCGCATACCGTGCTTTACGAAAACATCCTCGGTTCGTCGGACACACGAATCCGGTTCGAGCGAAATGCGGCACAGAAGTTTGAGGATGCGGTTGCCGCGATGGCGCCCCACGTAGAACCAGATGGTATCCGCCAGCAGCGAGCCCAACGTGGCCATCAGGAGCGCCAGCAACGGATTCATTTTGCCAACGCCCGCCAGACCTCCGGCGGCCAGCAGAAACGGCGGGGACGGCAGCGGCGCGCCCAGTTGTTCGATGAAGACGACCACGAACAAGACCAGCAACCCATAACGCACCATGAAATCGAGGATCTCATTCATGACAAAAACGCGGAAAACTGAAGTTGCGATGCAAAATCATGAATGCCGGATTCTGTCCGAGGAAGCGGCTGAAAGCAAACTCCCACTTCCGTAAATCGTCCGGTTTTTGGCGCGTCGACCACATGGCGAAGGGGTCAACCTCGCTGACCAGCGCCATCCGACGCTCACAACCGATGACCGTCCTGCGACTAGACGTGTCTCTGGTGTTTGGCCCGCTCTTCGCGCATCGCTTCCTTGCCGGCTTCGACAGCGGCCGAAATCTCCGCCTTCTTGTCTTCAAAGAAACCCCGGGCATTCTCGAGGCCGTCTCTCGCCTTACCGCCAAGATCCCTGCCCTTGGCAGCGAGCAACTTTCGAGTCTCCTCGCCGGACTGGGGGGCGTAGAGCAGGGCAATCCCGGCACCGGCGAGCGCGCCGATAGCGAACGCCGCCAAATAACCGCCTACTGGAGTTGAATTGTTTTCAGACATGATCTGCCTCCTTTTTTTCCTGGTTGTGATGATTTCGATGCAGCAAGACCTCTAGAAATGTGGTGAATCCGGCGCGGAACAGGTTCATGTTCCGCACCAACGAATGCACAGGCGGCTCAATCGCCGATCCGACCTCGTCCACAAGACGATCCGCCCGCTCGCTCCATTGGCGCACGGTGTGCGTGATCTGGCTCATATCGTCCAGTTGCTGATTGGCAAGCTTGGAAAACTGGGTCATGTGTCGCACCAATTCGCGGCTGTCCTCGACGAGGACGTGGAGCTTTTCGTGCAAGCGGTCTGATGTACCAACCAACTTCTCCACTTGTCGCCAAACTCGAAAGACAATGGGAATCAGGCAAACCATCAGGACCGTAAACGCCACCGATGCGATAAACAACGCGACCTGTAAAGCCGTTGACATTTGTGCCACCTCTTTCACCGGAATATAACCCCGGTATCTCGCACCGCAACCGATTTTTAAGGCCATCGACCGCAGAGGTCACCGGGCGTGACCCGTCGGATTATATCGTGCTGGCTTCGGCGGGGACGGGAGGGCGATCTTGTGCCCTAGCCGACTTGGCCGTAAACGATTCTGGTTGTGTTCCACCACGTTCGCCGATTACGACAACGTGAAATGAAAGGTCGCGCCTTTGTCGACCTCAGCCAGCGCCCAGACACGCCCGCCGTGACGGTGGATAATGCGCTGGACGGTGGCCAGACCGACGCCCGAGCCGGGAAACTCGGTCATCCCATGCAGCCGCTGGAACGGCGCGAACAGCTTGTGCACGTACTTCATGTCGAAGCCCACACCGTCGTCACGCACAAAAAATGATGAATGTCCATTGTCGCGGTCGAAACCGACCTCGATCGTTGCATGGGGCCGCTTGGCCGTGTATTTCCAGGCGTTGCCGAGAAGGTTTTCGAGCACCACGCGCAGAAGCTGTGGGTCGCCGTTTGCCGTAAGGTTGCCGTCGATTCGCAGTTCGACGTCTCGTTGGGGATCACGCGCCCGCAACTCCACGGCAATATCGCCGGCGAGCCTGCTCAGGTCCACCGGCTCGTGACGCAATTCAC
This Verrucomicrobiia bacterium DNA region includes the following protein-coding sequences:
- a CDS encoding DUF5668 domain-containing protein, coding for MQASEGKCGCPCHKMPGLFIVLIGLTFLLGALNVLSPRAVEIIWPILVILAGLKKMFSGMCKCCNSA
- a CDS encoding SRPBCC domain-containing protein; translation: MTREIKHRVTIRATPAKVYAALMDEKKHAQFTDARARIERRVGGTFTCYGTYINGITLELQPGKRIVQAWRSRNWPKGIYTIVTFKLSKAAGGRTTLRFSQMGVPASDYREKNKGWRTHYWVPLKRYLEDRKH
- a CDS encoding helix-turn-helix transcriptional regulator → MSTSKSDTRKIFTANFRMLLSAASWTQTEAAQQLGVSQGSVSDFTSGKRVPSTKGIESIAYRLGVPAEVFTSRLIPLDQMRKLLSGKRSSRVAESSASYRISQPDLPGLRKLKQRWKRKSVNRDEIRVAIRVLFRDQADEFIAWLDAT
- a CDS encoding DedA family protein/thiosulfate sulfurtransferase GlpE → MNEILDFMVRYGLLVLFVVVFIEQLGAPLPSPPFLLAAGGLAGVGKMNPLLALLMATLGSLLADTIWFYVGRHRGNRILKLLCRISLEPDSCVRRTEDVFVKHGMRGIVFAKFIPGLGTVMPPLAGMYRVNLRRFLAFDGFGAMLYVGCFLVLGLLFRNQLQEVAEWLDRLGRGAIILLASLLVAYIAFKYINRQRTLRKLHMARITAEELRQRQEAGQDIYIVDVRSSLAAQGDPYRIPGARHMLLDEVQKWAPEIPRDREVVLYCSCPNDASAVRAALALYKRGITRVRPLAGGIDAWRERSYPLESLTVFAGEETITAVPETQ
- a CDS encoding YtxH domain-containing protein, which translates into the protein MSENNSTPVGGYLAAFAIGALAGAGIALLYAPQSGEETRKLLAAKGRDLGGKARDGLENARGFFEDKKAEISAAVEAGKEAMREERAKHQRHV
- a CDS encoding DUF948 domain-containing protein — protein: MSTALQVALFIASVAFTVLMVCLIPIVFRVWRQVEKLVGTSDRLHEKLHVLVEDSRELVRHMTQFSKLANQQLDDMSQITHTVRQWSERADRLVDEVGSAIEPPVHSLVRNMNLFRAGFTTFLEVLLHRNHHNQEKKEADHV